From a single Rodentibacter sp. JRC1 genomic region:
- a CDS encoding thymidine kinase codes for MAKLYFYHSTMNAGKSTTLLQSSYNYRERNMNTMVYTAAIDDRFGVGKVTSRIGISQEANLFNAETNLFDEISQHLRQEKIHCILVDEAQFLTKRQVYQLTDVVDKLNIPVLCYGLRTDFQAELFEGSKYLLAWADQLEELKTICYCGRKANFVLRLNEKGEVIKEGEQIQIGGNDSYLSVCRYHYKEKCGQI; via the coding sequence TTGTATTTTTATCATTCCACAATGAATGCGGGTAAATCCACTACCCTACTGCAATCCTCTTATAACTACCGTGAACGCAATATGAACACGATGGTTTATACCGCCGCGATTGACGATCGTTTTGGGGTTGGAAAAGTTACTTCTCGTATTGGGATTTCTCAAGAAGCCAATTTATTCAACGCCGAAACCAATTTATTTGATGAAATCAGCCAACATTTACGGCAAGAAAAAATTCATTGCATATTGGTGGACGAAGCCCAATTCCTCACAAAACGGCAAGTCTATCAACTGACGGATGTGGTTGATAAATTGAATATCCCCGTACTGTGCTACGGTTTACGTACCGATTTCCAAGCCGAACTCTTTGAAGGCAGCAAATACCTACTCGCCTGGGCGGATCAATTGGAAGAACTAAAAACCATTTGCTATTGTGGACGTAAAGCAAATTTTGTACTTCGCCTTAATGAAAAAGGTGAAGTCATTAAGGAAGGAGAGCAAATCCAAATCGGCGGAAATGACTCTTACCTCTCCGTTTGTCGCTATCATTACAAAGAAAAGTGCGGTCAGATTTAA